A window of Pomacea canaliculata isolate SZHN2017 linkage group LG3, ASM307304v1, whole genome shotgun sequence contains these coding sequences:
- the LOC112560820 gene encoding organic cation transporter protein-like: MGMISDRFGRKTSMMIALLLHIAACIGTAFATSFLVFTSLRFFVGVSNMGIFLSAYVLGLELVGDRVRTLCGSLFMMFWCFGLFIETGVAYGLRTWWHLQLAMASPTVLFLSYIWLVEESPRWMLNKNKLTEVNDLLQKLAKINGRPTPPSVYGLEKPKGENPLRMFTNRVTLVRTLIIFLNWMVVTLVYYGLSLNVGNIGTNIYLSFFMSAMAELLGYLLSSLLLDRVGRKTMYCGSMIFSGLACLATMFPVIYDAQYKKVIILVLSNVGKMGASSAYAIIYLFSAELFPTVARNSLLGISCTIGHLGGVISPYISQLTVIVGGKLGVALPLVVMGGPGLGASLLALLLPETLHRKLPETVEDAINFGKKAYSKNITNFEHENQAFDDPLNE; this comes from the exons ATGGGCATGATATCAGACAG gTTTGGCCGCAAGACGTCGATGATGATTGCTTTGCTGCTCCACATCGCCGCCTGCATCGGCACCGCCTTCGCGACTTCATTTCTCGTCTTCACCAGTCTCCGCTTCTTTGTCGGTGTGTCCAACATGGGAATCTTCCTGTCCGCCTATGTCTTAG GCCTGGAGCTGGTGGGTGACAGGGTCAGGACGCTGTGTGGATCGCTGTTCATGATGTTCTGGTGTTTCGGGCTCTTCATTGAAACAGGCGTGGCCTATGGGTTGCGGACGTGGTGGCACCTGCAGCTGGCCATGGCAAGTCCAACGGTCTTATTCCTGTCTTATATCTG GTTGGTTGAGGAATCACCAAGATGGATgctgaataaaaacaaactcacTGAAGTCAACGATCTACTTCAAAAG CTCGCTAAAATCAACGGACGACCTACTCCGCCCAGTGTCTACGGTCTGGAGAAGCCCAAGGGAGAAAATCCACTTCGAATGTTCACAAACCGTGTAACTCTAGTCAGAACGTTAATTATCTTCCTTAACTG GATGGTCGTAACACTGGTCTACTATGGACTGAGTCTCAATGTGGGCAACATCGGCACCAACATCTACCTCAGTTTTTTTATGTCTGCGATGGCGGAGCTGTTGGGCTACTTGCTCTCCAGTCTGCTGCTGGACAGAGTCGGGCGCAAAACCATGTACTGTGGAAGCATGATCTTCAGCGGGCTGGCGTGTCTGGCCACGATGTTCCCAGTCATCTACGATGCACAAT ACAAGAAGGTGATCATCCTTGTTTTGTCAAATGTTGGCAAAATGGGAGCATCGTCTGCTTACGCCATTATTTACCTCTTCTCGGCTGAACTTTTCCCAACCGTCGCCAGGAATTCGCTGTTGGGAATCAGCTGTACGATTGGACATTTAGGGGGAGTTATCTCTCCATACATCTCCCAACTT ACAGTCATCGTGGGCGGGAAACTGGGTGTGGCTCTCCCCCTGGTCGTGATGGGAGGACCGGGCCTCGGAGCCAGTCTTCTGGCTCTCCTACTCCCGGAGACGCTGCACCGGAAACTCCCAGAAACTGTGGAGGACGCGATTAATTTTGGAAAGAAAGCAT ACAGCAAAAATATCACGAATTTTGAGCACGAAAATCAGGCCTTTGATGACCCGCTAAACGAATAG